GTGGCCAGCACAGATCTGGGTCAAGCCAAACTTCTAGGCAGAGGCACCACAGTTCTGGTTCAGGAGGGTCTTCAAGTGTTGGACAAGGGACTGGTTCAGGAGAGTCTTCTGGCTTTAGTCACCATGGAACTGGCTTAGGCCAGTCCTCTACTAGTGGACAACATGGCTCATACTCAGGACAGTCATCCAGCTGTGGCCAACATGGGTCCGGCTCAGGTCAGTCTGCCAGCTATGGACAGCATGGGTCTGGGTTAAGTCAGTCTTCCAGCTATGGCCAGCACAGATCTGGATCAAGTCAAACTTCTAGGCAGAGGCACCACAGTTCTGGTTCAAGAGGGTCTTCACATTTTGGACAAGGGTCTGGCTCAGGAGAGTCTTCTGGCTTTAATCAACATGGATCTGGCTTAGGTCAATCCTCTGGTAGTGGACAACATGGCTCATACTCAGGTCAGTCATCCACCTATGGCCAACATGGGTCCAGCTCAGGTCAGTCTGCCAGCTATGGACAGCAGGGGTCTGGGTTGAGTCAGTCTTCCAGCTGTGGCCAGCACAGATCTGGATCAAGACAATCTTCTAGGCAGAGGCACCACAGTTCTGCTTCAGGAGGGTCTTCAAGTGTTGGACAACGGTCGGGTTCAGGAGAGTCTTCTAGCTTTAATCAACATGGAACTGGCTTAGGCCAGTCCTCTACTAGTGGACAACATGGCTCATACTCAGGACAGTCATCAAGCTGTGAACAACATGGGTCCAGCTCAGCTAAGTCTCCCAGATATGGCCAGCACAGATCTGGATCAAGTCAAACTTCTATGCAGAGGCACCACAGTTCTGGTTCAAGAGGGTCTTCAAATTTTGGACAAGGGTCTGGTTCAGGAGAGTCCTCTAGCTTTACTCACCATGGAACTGACTTAGGCCAGTCCTCTAGTAGTGGACAGCATGGCTCATACTCAGGACAGTCATCCAGCTGTGGCCAACATGGGTCCAGCTCAGGTCAGTCTGCCAGCTATGGACAGCATGGGTCTGGGTTAAGTCAGTCTTCCAGCTGTGGCCAGCACAGATCTGGGTCAAGCCAAACTTCTAGGCAGAGGCACCACAGTTCTGGTTCAGGAGGGTCTTCAAGTGTTGGACAAGGGACTGGTTCAGGAGAGTCCTCTGGCTTTAGTCACCATGGAACTGGCTTAGGTCAGTCCTCTACTAGTGGACAACATGGCTCATACTCAGGACAGTCATCCAGCTGTGGCCAATATGGGTCCAGCTCAGGTCAGTCTGCCAGCTATGGACAGCATGGGTCTGGGTTAAGTCAGTCTTCTAGCTGTGGCCAGCACAGATCTGGATCAAGCCAAACTTCTAGGCAGAGGCAACACAGTTCTGCTTCAGGAGGGTCTTCAAGTGTTGGACAAGGGTCTGGCTCAGGAGAGTCTTCTGGCTTTAGTCACCATGGAACTGGCTTAGGCCAGTCCTCTACTAGTGGACAACATGGCTCATACTCAGGTCAGTCATCCAGCTGTGGCCAACATGGGTCCAGCTCAGGTCAGTCTGCCAGCTATGGACAGCATGGGTCTGGGTTGAGTCAGTCTTCTAGCTGTGGCCAGCACAGATCTGGATCAAGCCAAACTTCTAGGCAGAGGCACCACAGTTCTGCTTCAGGAGGGTCTTCAAGTGTTGGACAAGGGTCAGGCTCAGGAGAGTCTTCTGGCTTTAGTCACCATGGAACTGGCTTAGGCCAGTCCTCTACTAGTGGACAACATGGCTCATACTCAGGTCAGTCATCCACCTATGGCCAACATGGGTCCAACTCAGGTCAGTCTGCCAGCTATGGACAGCATGGGTCTGGGTTAAGTCAGTCTTCCAGCTATGGCCAGCACAGATCTGGATCAAGACAATCTTCTAGGCAGAGGCACCACAGTTCTGGTTCAGGAGGGTCTTCACATTTTGGACAAGGGTCTGGTTCAGGAGAGTCTTCTGGCTTTAGTCACAATGGAACTGGCTTAGGTCAGTCCTCTAGTAGTGGACAGCATGGCTCATACTCAGGACAGTCATCCAGCTGTGGCCAACATGGGTCCAGCTCAGGTCAGTCTGCCAGCTATGGACAGCATGGGTCTGGGTTAAGTCAGTCTTCCAGCTATGGCCAGCACAGATCTGGATCAAGACAATCTTCTAGGCAGAGGCACCACAGTTCTGGTTCAGGAGGGTCTTCAATTTTTGGACAAGAGTCTGGCTCAGGAGAGTCTTCTGGCTTTAATCAACATGGAACTGGCTTAGGCCAGTCCTCTACTAGTGGACAGCATGGCTCATACTCAGGACAGTCATCTAGCTGTGGCCAACATGGGTCCAGCTCAGGTCAGTCTGCCAGCTATGGACAGCATGGGTCTGGGTTAAGTCAGTCTTCCAGCTGTGGCCAGCACAGATCTGGGTCAAGCCAAACTTCTAGGCAGAGGCACCACAGTTCTGGTTCAGGAGGATCTTCAAGTGTTGGACAAGGGACTGGTTCAGGAGAGTCCTCTAGCTTTAGTCACCATGGAACTGGCTTAGGTCAGTCCTCTAGTAGTGGACAACATGGCTCATACCCAGAACAGTCATCCAGCTGTGGCCAATATGGGTCCAGCTCAGGTCAGTCTGCCAGCTATGGACAGCATGGGTCTGGGTTAAGTCAGTCTTCTAGCTATGGCCAGCACAGATCTGGATCAAGCCAAACTTCTAGGCAGAGGCAACACAGTTCTGCTTCAGGAGGGTCTTCAAGTTTTGGACAAGGGTCTGGTTCAGGAGAGTCCTCTGGCTTTAGTCACCATGGAAGTGGCTTAGGCCAGTCCTCTAGTAGTGGACAGCATGGCTCATACTCAGGACAGTCATCCAGCTGTGGCCAACATGGGTCCAGCTCAGGACAGTCTTCCAGTTATGGTCAGCATAGATCTGGTTTAAGTCAGTCTTCTAGCTATGGACAACACACATCTGGATCTGGCCAGTCTTCTATTCATAGGCAACATGGGCCTGGTTCAATAGAGTCTTCTGGTTTTGGTCAACCCAGGTCTGGCTCAGGTCAGTCTTCTAGCTTTCAGCATGGGACTGGATCAAGTCAATCTTCCAGTTTGGGCCAACAAAGATCTGGCTCAGGAGAATTTTCTGGCTTTGGTCAACATGAATCTTGTGCAGGAGGTTCTTCTGGCTTTAGTCAGAATAGATCTGGATTAGATCAAACTTCTGGCTATGGACAACAGGGTTCAATATCAGGACAGTCATCATGCCATGACCAACCTTGGTCCAGCTCAAGTCAATCTTCCCACTATGGTCAACATGGGTATGGTTCAAATCAGTCTTCTAACTCTGGCCAGCAGAGATCTGCCTCAAGTCATTATTCTAGCCATAGCCAACTTGGATCTGGCTCAGGTCAGAGTTGTAGCTCTCAACAATACGGGTCTGGTTCATGTCCTTCCTCTATATCTGCACAACCTTATTCTGGATCTGGTGAGTGTTCTAGTTCTAAACCGTATGTGTCTGGTTCTTGTCCCTCATCTATCTCTGGACAATGTCGTTCTGGATCTGGTCTGTGCTCTAGCTCTCAACAATATGAGTATGGCTCATGTCACTCATCTAGATCTGGATCATGTAGCGCTGGACCCAGTCAGTGTTCTACTTATGAGCAACATGAATTACAAGGGGGATGTGGAAACCAGTGTGAATCAAACTGTAACCATTCAAATTATAATGAAAGACAATCAAGAAGCAGTTACAGACCAGCAGAAAGTTCCTCAGGTTGTACCTTTGAACAATTTACACCCTGTTATGGACAGTCTAGGTCCAATACTACCAATACGCTGCCATTATACAATGAGGACAATAGACAAGGTGGCTGCTGCTATCAAAGAGGAAGAGTAAGTAACTATGGAGGGGGAAGTTTAGGTTCAAATTCTCATAGTTTTAATAGTAGCACTCCACTTTATGAATATGTCCAAGAGCAGAGGTGCCAATTCTAAGAATGAAtaataaacagaagttaaaataactcaaatagcaatttaagaaatgaaaactttgCAGATAAGCAACTCATCATGAAATTTCTTTCTCAAAGTagatatatctttttctattcttttctcttaaagCTATAATGTACTCTATTCCTTATTATGCATTCCTTCCAAAGAATGTAGGATATTTAGGCTAACTCTGTTAGGAAATATTAGGTTGAATAAATGATTAGTGTTGCGGGTTAAATTCAGAATAAAGCAAAAGTATTTAAGAGTATGGGATTTAGTTAAGGTATCTTTGAGAGGTCATTGTATAATTAGAGATGATTCCAAAACAAAGCTTGTAGCTTTATAATGCTATATAGTATAAAAGCATTGCTAGTCCTGGAGCCAAATCTTTCTATTAAAGCAATACATACTCTAATTTTTGGTGTGACCTACACTGAACAGTAgcagaaacacaaaaacaaagatgCAGCCTTGGTAGCTTCTTTGTTTCTCAAAACCACCATACCCCTATTTTGGGGTATACCAGTACTAAACAGTGGCATTAAAAAGTTGCCCCAAATGTTTCTCCCTAGCCAACAATCAAGAttatgatttgttttgttttgtttgttttaacatactagggattgaacacagggattcACACATGCaatgcaagcactctatcactgaactacatccccaaatGCCCTTCCAccccaactttttaaattttattttgagacagggtcttcactaagccagcctcaaacttgtgattctccagcctcagcctccccagtagctggaattacaggcatgggccactgtgcccagaaagATTATTTCTTAAAGTGCAGAGATGGATCAGTTCAGGATCAAATGATCCAAATGTGGGCTTAAGTTTGGGTCAGCAAGAATGATCTTGGCTCCTATTTCTGTGAAATTGTTCTGAACTGGAAAACTTTAGAGGtgctaaaaaatagaaatataattcctCCTGTCATTTACTATCCTTTCCATGTAGGGAAATATCATCAATACCCAACTAGAAAGGAAGACTGtcacagttatatatatatatatatatatatatatatatatatatatatatatatatatatatttctttggtTTGATTGTAATGTGTTTGTTTTAAGTCTTTGGATTCAAATGACtgtattacattaaaattaacaatACATACATGGTGATCAAATACTGAGTTTTGTCTCATCTCTGCTTCATTCCATTTCTCTCACATAGGTGGTCAAACTAAAAACTAACAAGAATAACCTATTTCCTGAAGTCCTATTCTTCACAAACAACTCAGAATATCTGAAAAGTTTTTAAATCTTATAAgacaatttaatttgaaaatgggaaaaatgtccactttcaccactcctatttaatacagtgctagaaattctagccagaacaattaggtaagagaagtaaataaaagggataaaaatagaaaaggaaaaagccaAATTAGCATTATTTGTAGATGACATTATCCTAAacagagacaataaaaaaaaaatccaccataagactgctagagctaataaaaattcagcaaaatagggttacaaaatcaacatacaatagctttcctatataccaacaatgaatctgatgagaaagaaatctcattataattccattcataatagcttgaaaaataaaaatacctaggaataaatctaaccaaggaggtaaaaaaaCTCTACAATACTAtggaacattgaagaaagaaatcgaagaagatacaagaagatggaaagacctcccatgctcatggataagcagaattaatattgtttaaatggccatactaccaaaggcactatacagatttggtgcaatccctatcaaaatatcaatgatattcatcacataactagaaaaaaaaagtcctaaaattcacttggaaaaataaaagacccagaatagccaaagcaattccaaaaaaaacaaagaaatgctgGAGACATAGTAACCAAAACTGCATTgtactagcataaaaacagacacatagcaGCAATGATACAAAAATAGaatacacagggctggggatgtggctcaagtggtggcgcgctcgcctggcatgcgtgcggcccgggttcgatcctcagcaccacataccaacaaaagatgttgtgtccgccgagaactaaaaaatgaatattaaaaagtctctctctctctctctctctctctctctctctctctctctcctctctcactctctctttattaaaaaaaaaaatagaatacacagAGAGGAACCCACACATCTCCAGTCATCTGacccttgacaaaggtgccaaagacATACACTTGAGAAAAAACAGCCTCTTGAACAGATGGCGCTGGGAAAATTGGTTATCCATATGTGGAAGAATGAGACTatacccttatctctcaccctgcacaaaaatcaactcaaaatggatcaaagacctaaaaattagaccagaaacaatgcaactcttagaagaaaacgtAGGCTCAACAATCCGGTATATGGGCACAAGCAATGAccttctcaataggacccctagagcttaggaaataatgccaaaagttaataaatggggtgacatcaaattaaaaagcttctgcaaagcAACGGAAACAAAAATGTAAAGGGAAAACccaaagaacaggagaaaatctttgctagctactcctctgacagatTAATACCtataatacataaagaactcaaaaaacttagaaccacaaaataaaaacaattaataaatgagtgaatgaattgaacagacacttctcagaagaagaaatacaactagccaacaaatatataaagaaaaatagtaaacattattggcaattagggaaatgcaaatcaaaactacactgagatttcatctcataccagtcagaatggcagtccttaagaatacaaacagtaatAAGTGCCacagaggatgtggagaaaaaggaacacttttatactgCTGGTGGGTCTGTGAATTATTAcaacactatggaaatcagtatgcaggttcctcaaaagactaggcatggaaccactaCATGACCCATCTCAGTATTTAGCCTAAAAAagttaaagtcagcatactatagcaatacatgcataacCATGTATAACAACAGcaaaattcacaacagccaaactatggaaacagcctAGTTGTCCatcaacggatgaatggataaagaaaatgtggtatatatacacaatggaggtttactcaatcataaagaaatatgaaattaagtcatttgcaggaaaatgggtggaacttaagaccattatgttaagtgaaataagtcaaattcagaaggtcaaggatcaTGTCTTTTTTCTCAAGTTCGAAAGGAAAAAGCGAAAGAACAGTTGGGCAGGGGGAAGGTAATCAcatgaaaagcaaagagagatcaatagaatagaggaagggaaccAGTCGGGGGAGAAA
This genomic interval from Urocitellus parryii isolate mUroPar1 chromosome 11, mUroPar1.hap1, whole genome shotgun sequence contains the following:
- the Hrnr gene encoding hornerin; this encodes MSKLLQGIVTVIDVFYQYTTQHGDCDTLNKAELKELLENEFHQILKNPNDPDTVDIIMQSLDQDHNNKVDFTEYLLMIFKLTKACNKIIGKDYCQASGSKQRDHSHQHQEEQSETEEEKDKWQESSSNYSSSSAEENDSYSKSSRGNIKHRPRFTSRKMKEQGILSNSGHWQSSGERQESSSIHFEHNKHGTHQQERANPKEFLGNKQHNKKSGLCSGRKHHEFSSGSYEGQDDGSNSNDHSGYANKSSSGQPSQQRWHEPNVESQSGNCEEQGYYSSSSESSSYGKYTSSSGHPPTKRRHTSSSSESRSWEKQNQGSSSGKSSSCEQDGSDLDQSSQYEKQGSSFSHSSSQRQPRSSSSGISEYRQQQKYGSGSRQSSSNEEYRSASGKSIRSDKNRSSSYRSSTQRKHRSTYTHSSESDRSQKHGSGTGQTSVFGHERSCMGKHTSHGHQETGSGESSDYEQCGYGSSISSREKYHESNSGCQSGSSTRQTHSSGSGQSSNYGKYGSGSSLCSSQKHHESISGQSASYGQHGCGSSESSGSAQQESASGESSAFNQNGIGLGQSSSSGQHGSYSGQSSSYEQHGSSSAQSPSYGQHRSGSRQSSRQRHHSSGSGGYSSFGQGSGSGESSSFSHHGTGLEQSSSSGQHGSNSGQSASYGQHGSGLSQSSSYGQHRSGSSQTSRQRHHSSGSRGSSHFGQGSGSGESSGFNQHGSGLGQSSGSGQHGSYSGQSSTYGQHGSSSGQSASYGQQGSGLSQSSSCGQHRSGSRQSSRQRHHSSASGGSSSVGQGSGSGESYGFSHHGTGLGQSSTSGQHGSYSGQSSSCGQHGSSSGQSASYGQHGSGLSQSSSYGQHRSGSSQSSRQRHHSSASGGSSSVGQRSGSGESSSFNQHGTGLGQSSSTGQHGSYSGQSSSCEQHGSSSAKSPRYGQHRSGSSETSMQRHHSSGSRGSSNFGQGSGSGESSSFTHHGTGLGQSSSSGQHGSYSGQSSSCGQHGSSSGQSASYGQHGSGLSQSSSCGQHRSGSSQTSRQRHHSSGSGGSSSVGQGTGSGESSGFSHHGTGLGQSSTSGQHGSYSGQSSSCGQHGSGSGQSASYGQHGSGLSQSSSYGQHRSGSSQTSRQRHHSSGSRGSSHFGQGSGSGESSGFNQHGSGLGQSSGSGQHGSYSGQSSTYGQHGSSSGQSASYGQQGSGLSQSSSCGQHRSGSRQSSRQRHHSSASGGSSSVGQRSGSGESSSFNQHGTGLGQSSTSGQHGSYSGQSSSCEQHGSSSAKSPRYGQHRSGSSQTSMQRHHSSGSRGSSNFGQGSGSGESSSFTHHGTDLGQSSSSGQHGSYSGQSSSCGQHGSSSGQSASYGQHGSGLSQSSSCGQHRSGSSQTSRQRHHSSGSGGSSSVGQGTGSGESSGFSHHGTGLGQSSTSGQHGSYSGQSSSCGQYGSSSGQSASYGQHGSGLSQSSSCGQHRSGSSQTSRQRQHSSASGGSSSVGQGSGSGESSGFSHHGTGLGQSSTSGQHGSYSGQSSSCGQHGSSSGQSASYGQHGSGLSQSSSCGQHRSGSSQTSRQRHHSSASGGSSSVGQGSGSGESSGFSHHGTGLGQSSTSGQHGSYSGQSSTYGQHGSNSGQSASYGQHGSGLSQSSSYGQHRSGSRQSSRQRHHSSGSGGSSHFGQGSGSGESSGFSHNGTGLGQSSSSGQHGSYSGQSSSCGQHGSSSGQSASYGQHGSGLSQSSSYGQHRSGSRQSSRQRHHSSGSGGSSIFGQESGSGESSGFNQHGTGLGQSSTSGQHGSYSGQSSSCGQHGSSSGQSASYGQHGSGLSQSSSCGQHRSGSSQTSRQRHHSSGSGGSSSVGQGTGSGESSSFSHHGTGLGQSSSSGQHGSYPEQSSSCGQYGSSSGQSASYGQHGSGLSQSSSYGQHRSGSSQTSRQRQHSSASGGSSSFGQGSGSGESSGFSHHGSGLGQSSSSGQHGSYSGQSSSCGQHGSSSGQSSSYGQHRSGLSQSSSYGQHTSGSGQSSIHRQHGPGSIESSGFGQPRSGSGQSSSFQHGTGSSQSSSLGQQRSGSGEFSGFGQHESCAGGSSGFSQNRSGLDQTSGYGQQGSISGQSSCHDQPWSSSSQSSHYGQHGYGSNQSSNSGQQRSASSHYSSHSQLGSGSARRENVHRGLRPGGKPGNLLLTCPVRTASRGPGDERKTAGRILSSFPQPHGLRRGKACTEEAVVLREDARVLRGPERAAVQCG